In Peptostreptococcus equinus, the DNA window TGCAGGAATTTGTATATAATACTAGAAAAAACTTTATTCCAAGTAACCTTATTAAGAGCTTTGACGGAGACAAATTAATTGAATTAACATTCAAAGGACACACAGCAAATAAACCAATCGTATATGAATTAGCTAAAAAACATAATGTTGCTGTAAATATCTTCGGAGGTAATATAGAACACTTAGAAGATAAACAGTTGGGTACTCTAATTTTATCACTAGAAGGTAAAGAGCAAAATACAAATGAAATGATAGATTATCTAAATAATAAAGTAGAAGGCGTGGAGGTGAAAAGATATGCTTAATAACTTTATAATCCAATGGAACCGGATATTCCCAGAATTAATAAAAGCATTTAATGATTCTCTAATAATGATAGGAGTCTCAATTATTATTACAGTAATTATTGGATTAACACTAGGAATTTTACTTTTTCTAACTAATAATAGATTATTGTTTAAAAACAGGTTTATATATTCTATTGTAGATTTTATAGTAAACACAATTAGATCAATACCTTTCATAATATTATTGGTATTTTTAATACCTTTTACAATATTCTTAGTAGGTAAATCAACTGGACCAATAGGAGCAATTGTACCTCTTACAGTCGCTGCTATACCTCTTTTCACTAGATTGGTGGATACATCGTTAAATGAAATTGATAAGGGAATAGTAGAATCAAGCGTAGCATCTGGTGCCAGTGTATGGTTAATTGTAAAAGAAGTCCTTATACCAGAATCATTATATGGA includes these proteins:
- a CDS encoding methionine ABC transporter permease, which encodes MLNNFIIQWNRIFPELIKAFNDSLIMIGVSIIITVIIGLTLGILLFLTNNRLLFKNRFIYSIVDFIVNTIRSIPFIILLVFLIPFTIFLVGKSTGPIGAIVPLTVAAIPLFTRLVDTSLNEIDKGIVESSVASGASVWLIVKEVLIPESLYGIIQSITLTLINLIAFSAMAGVVGGGGIGDLAIRYGYYRFDNFTMSITVILLILLVQITQKVGSSLAQKYKRD